One Mycobacterium marseillense DNA window includes the following coding sequences:
- a CDS encoding bifunctional 3,4-dihydroxy-2-butanone-4-phosphate synthase/GTP cyclohydrolase II, with amino-acid sequence MTRLDSVERAVADIAAGKAVIVIDDEDRENEGDLIFAAEKATPEMVAFMVRYTSGYLCVPLDGAICDRLGLLPMYAVNQDKHGTAYTVTVDAKDGVGTGISASDRATTMRLLANPTSVADDFTRPGHVVPLRAKDGGVLRRPGHTEAAVDLARMAGLQPAGAICEIVSQKDEGSMAQTDELRVFADEHDLAMITIADLIEWRRKHEKHIARIAEARIPTRHGEFRAIGYASIYEEVEHVALVRGEIAGPNADGDDVLVRVHSECLTGDVFGSRRCDCGPQLDAAMAMVAREGRGIVLYMRGHEGRGIGLMHKLQAYQLQDAGEDTVDANLKLGLPADARDYGIGAQILVDLGVRSMRLLTNNPAKRVGLDGYGLHIIERVPLPVRANAENIRYLMTKRDKMGHDLAGLDDFHESVHLPGEFGGAL; translated from the coding sequence ATGACGAGGTTGGACTCCGTCGAGAGGGCGGTTGCCGACATTGCGGCCGGCAAGGCCGTCATCGTCATTGACGACGAGGACCGGGAGAACGAGGGCGATCTGATCTTCGCCGCCGAGAAGGCGACGCCGGAGATGGTGGCGTTCATGGTCCGCTACACCTCGGGATACCTGTGCGTGCCGCTGGACGGGGCGATCTGCGACCGCCTGGGGCTGTTGCCGATGTATGCGGTGAACCAGGACAAGCACGGCACCGCCTACACCGTCACGGTGGACGCGAAAGATGGTGTAGGAACCGGAATTTCGGCTTCGGACCGCGCCACCACGATGCGGTTGCTGGCCAACCCCACCAGCGTCGCCGACGATTTCACCCGGCCCGGTCACGTGGTTCCGTTGCGCGCCAAGGACGGTGGGGTGCTGCGCCGGCCCGGTCACACCGAGGCCGCGGTCGACCTGGCCCGGATGGCCGGTCTGCAGCCCGCGGGCGCCATCTGCGAGATCGTCAGCCAAAAAGACGAGGGCTCGATGGCCCAGACCGACGAGTTGCGGGTGTTCGCCGACGAACACGACCTCGCCATGATCACCATCGCCGACCTGATCGAGTGGCGGCGCAAGCACGAGAAGCACATCGCCCGCATCGCCGAGGCCCGGATCCCGACGCGGCACGGCGAGTTTCGTGCCATCGGCTACGCCAGCATCTACGAGGAAGTCGAACACGTCGCGCTGGTTCGCGGCGAGATCGCCGGGCCGAACGCCGACGGTGACGACGTGCTGGTGCGCGTGCACTCCGAGTGCCTGACCGGTGACGTCTTCGGCTCTCGCCGCTGCGACTGCGGGCCCCAGCTCGACGCCGCCATGGCGATGGTCGCCCGCGAGGGGCGCGGCATCGTGCTCTACATGCGCGGCCACGAGGGCCGCGGCATCGGCCTGATGCACAAACTGCAGGCCTATCAGCTGCAGGACGCGGGCGAAGACACCGTCGATGCGAACCTCAAGCTCGGATTGCCTGCCGACGCAAGAGATTACGGGATCGGTGCTCAGATCCTGGTCGACCTCGGCGTGCGCTCGATGCGGCTGCTGACCAACAACCCGGCCAAGCGCGTCGGGCTGGACGGGTACGGCCTGCACATCATCGAGCGGGTACCGCTTCCGGTGCGCGCCAACGCGGAGAACATCCGTTACCTGATGACCAAGCGGGACAAGATGGGTCACGATCTGGCGGGGCTGGATGACTTT
- a CDS encoding riboflavin synthase → MFTGIVEELGEVTGRDVLSDAARLTIRGAVVTADAGHGDSIAVNGVCLTVAELLPGGHFTADVMGETLDRSNLGELQVGSRVNLERAAAVNSRLGGHIVQGHVDGTGQIVARAPSEHWEVVRIEIPPEVARYVVEKGSITVDGISLTVSGLGSDPRDWFEVSLIPTTRELTTLGQAPIGTQVNLEVDVIAKYVERLMSR, encoded by the coding sequence ATGTTTACCGGAATTGTCGAGGAACTCGGGGAGGTGACGGGTCGCGACGTCCTGTCCGACGCGGCGCGGCTGACGATCCGCGGAGCCGTCGTGACCGCCGACGCGGGCCACGGCGACTCGATCGCCGTCAACGGCGTGTGCCTGACCGTCGCCGAGCTGCTGCCGGGCGGCCATTTCACCGCCGACGTGATGGGCGAGACGCTGGACCGGTCCAACCTTGGCGAATTGCAGGTCGGCAGCCGGGTGAACCTGGAGCGCGCCGCGGCCGTCAACAGCCGGCTGGGCGGGCACATCGTGCAGGGCCACGTCGACGGCACCGGGCAGATCGTGGCGCGCGCGCCGTCCGAGCACTGGGAGGTCGTGCGCATCGAGATTCCCCCGGAGGTGGCCCGCTACGTCGTCGAGAAGGGGTCGATCACCGTCGACGGGATCTCGCTGACGGTGTCCGGGCTGGGCAGCGACCCGCGCGACTGGTTCGAGGTCTCGCTGATTCCCACCACCCGCGAACTGACCACGCTGGGCCAGGCCCCGATCGGGACGCAGGTGAATCTCGAAGTGGACGTGATCGCCAAATACGTCGAGAGGTTGATGTCCCGCTGA
- a CDS encoding LppX_LprAFG lipoprotein yields MQTRRRLSAVIASLTLATALIAGCSSGSKQSGAPLPDGTTLVKQSADATKKVQSAHIALSIQGKIPGLPIKTLNGDLTTAPATAASGNATITLGGSDIDANFVVVDGTLYATLTPNKWSDFGKASDIYDVSVLLNPDSGLGNALANFSDAKAEGRETIDGQSTIKVSGNVSADAVNKIVPQFNATQRVPSTVWIQESGDHQLVRANLQKSSGNAAEITLSKWGEQVQVTKPPVSS; encoded by the coding sequence ATGCAGACCCGCCGCCGTCTATCGGCCGTCATCGCATCCCTGACCCTCGCCACCGCCTTGATCGCCGGCTGTTCGTCGGGCTCAAAGCAGAGCGGCGCACCACTCCCCGACGGCACGACCTTGGTCAAGCAGTCGGCCGACGCCACCAAGAAGGTGCAGAGCGCGCACATCGCGCTGAGCATCCAGGGCAAGATCCCGGGACTCCCCATCAAGACGCTCAACGGTGACCTGACCACGGCGCCGGCCACCGCCGCGTCGGGCAACGCCACCATCACCCTGGGCGGCTCCGATATCGACGCCAACTTCGTGGTCGTCGACGGAACGCTGTACGCCACGCTGACCCCCAACAAGTGGAGCGACTTCGGCAAGGCCTCCGACATCTACGACGTGTCGGTGCTGCTGAACCCGGACAGCGGGCTGGGCAACGCGCTGGCGAACTTCAGCGACGCCAAGGCCGAGGGCCGCGAGACCATCGACGGGCAGAGCACCATCAAGGTCAGCGGGAACGTGTCGGCCGACGCGGTGAACAAGATCGTGCCGCAGTTCAACGCGACCCAGCGGGTGCCGAGCACGGTGTGGATCCAGGAGTCCGGTGACCACCAGCTGGTCCGGGCCAACCTGCAGAAGAGTTCGGGCAATGCCGCCGAGATCACCCTGTCGAAGTGGGGCGAGCAGGTTCAGGTCACCAAGCCCCCGGTGAGCTCGTGA
- a CDS encoding MFS transporter codes for MSSQTGRRVTISAGSLAVLLGALDAYVVVGIMRDIMTDVHIPINQLQRITWIITMYLLGYIAAMPLLGRASDRFGRKLVLQLSLALFIVGSVVTALAGHWGDFHLLIAGRTIQGVASGALLPVTLALGADLWAQRNRAGVLGGIGAAQELGMVLGPLYGIFIVFLFHDWRYVFWINVPLTLIAMAMIQFGLPPHERADEPEKVDLVGGVLLAVALGLAVIGLYNPQPDGKQILPSYGLPLVIGAVVVGVLFLLWERFARTRLIEPAGVRFRPFLAALGTSLFAGAALMVTLVNVELFGQGVLQMDQAQAAGLLAWFLIALPIGAVLGGWIATRIGDRAMTFIGLLIAAYGYWLIHYWRQDVMSQKHNILGLFDVPILHADLLVAGFGLGLVIGPLSSAALRVVPSAQHGIASAAVVVARNTGMLIGVAALSAWGLYRFNQIVAGMTAAIPADASLLERIAIQGTMYLKAFAQMYGDIFAATVGICIVGALLGLLIGGRKEHAEEPELPEPQEVSLSER; via the coding sequence GTGAGTTCACAAACCGGACGCCGCGTCACGATCAGTGCCGGCAGTCTGGCGGTACTGCTGGGCGCCCTGGACGCCTACGTCGTCGTCGGCATCATGCGCGACATCATGACCGACGTTCACATCCCGATCAACCAGCTGCAACGCATCACCTGGATCATCACGATGTACCTGCTGGGCTACATCGCCGCCATGCCGCTGCTCGGGCGCGCTTCCGACCGGTTCGGCCGCAAGCTGGTGCTGCAGCTCAGCCTGGCCCTGTTCATCGTCGGTTCGGTGGTCACCGCGCTGGCCGGCCACTGGGGCGATTTCCACCTGCTCATTGCCGGCCGCACCATCCAGGGTGTGGCCAGCGGCGCGCTGCTGCCGGTCACCCTCGCCCTGGGCGCCGATTTGTGGGCCCAACGCAACCGCGCCGGGGTGCTCGGCGGTATCGGCGCCGCGCAGGAGCTCGGCATGGTGCTGGGCCCGCTGTACGGGATCTTCATCGTCTTCCTGTTCCACGACTGGCGTTACGTGTTCTGGATCAACGTCCCGCTGACCCTTATCGCGATGGCGATGATCCAGTTCGGCCTGCCGCCGCACGAGCGAGCCGACGAGCCCGAGAAGGTCGACCTGGTTGGCGGCGTGCTGCTCGCGGTCGCGCTGGGGCTCGCCGTGATCGGCCTGTACAACCCGCAGCCCGACGGCAAGCAGATCCTGCCCAGCTACGGGTTGCCGCTGGTGATCGGTGCGGTCGTGGTCGGCGTGCTATTCCTGCTCTGGGAGCGTTTCGCGCGCACCCGGCTGATCGAACCTGCCGGCGTGCGCTTCCGGCCGTTCCTCGCCGCGCTGGGCACGTCGTTGTTCGCGGGTGCGGCGCTGATGGTGACGCTGGTCAACGTCGAGCTGTTCGGCCAGGGCGTGCTGCAGATGGACCAGGCACAGGCCGCCGGTCTGCTGGCCTGGTTCCTGATCGCGCTGCCGATCGGCGCGGTGCTCGGCGGGTGGATCGCCACCCGGATCGGTGACCGTGCGATGACCTTCATCGGACTGCTCATCGCGGCCTACGGCTACTGGCTGATCCATTACTGGCGCCAGGACGTGATGAGCCAGAAGCACAACATTCTCGGGCTCTTCGACGTGCCGATATTGCACGCCGACCTGCTGGTGGCCGGCTTCGGCCTCGGGTTGGTCATCGGGCCGCTGAGCTCCGCGGCGCTGCGGGTTGTCCCGTCCGCCCAGCACGGCATCGCCTCGGCGGCGGTCGTGGTGGCGCGGAACACGGGCATGCTGATCGGTGTGGCCGCGCTCAGCGCGTGGGGCCTGTACCGCTTCAACCAGATCGTGGCGGGCATGACGGCCGCGATCCCGGCCGACGCCAGCCTGCTGGAGCGGATCGCCATCCAGGGAACGATGTACCTCAAGGCGTTCGCCCAGATGTACGGCGACATCTTCGCCGCCACCGTCGGCATCTGCATCGTGGGCGCGCTGCTGGGCCTGCTGATCGGCGGCCGCAAGGAACACGCTGAGGAACCAGAACTTCCTGAGCCGCAGGAAGTCTCGCTGAGCGAGCGCTAG
- the ribD gene encoding bifunctional diaminohydroxyphosphoribosylaminopyrimidine deaminase/5-amino-6-(5-phosphoribosylamino)uracil reductase RibD, giving the protein MTVSPGEGLDAAMRLAIEQSTLVKGTTYPNPPVGAVILDAAGEVVGVGGTEPAGGDHAEILALRRAGDLAAGGTAVVTLEPCNHYGKTPPCVNALLDAKVGTVVYAVADPNPEAAGGAARLEEAGVTVRSGVLADEVAGGPLREWLHKQRTGLPHLTWKYASSVDGRSAAADGSSQWISSEASRMDLHRRRGACEAIVVGTGTVLADDPALTARLPDGSLAERQPLRVVVGMREIPSEAKVLNDDSRTMLIRTHDPMEVLKAVSDRTDVLLEGGPTLAGAFLRAGAVDRILAYVAPTLLGGPVTAVDDVGVSTIARALRWQFDSIERVGPDVILSLVPRSG; this is encoded by the coding sequence ATGACCGTTTCGCCGGGTGAGGGCCTTGACGCCGCGATGCGCCTGGCGATCGAGCAGTCCACTCTCGTCAAGGGAACGACGTATCCGAATCCCCCGGTGGGCGCGGTCATCCTGGACGCCGCCGGCGAAGTGGTCGGCGTGGGCGGCACCGAACCGGCCGGCGGCGACCACGCCGAGATCCTGGCGCTGCGCCGCGCCGGCGACCTGGCCGCGGGTGGGACCGCGGTGGTCACGCTCGAACCGTGCAACCACTACGGCAAGACGCCGCCGTGCGTGAACGCGCTGCTGGACGCGAAGGTGGGCACGGTGGTCTACGCGGTCGCCGACCCGAACCCGGAGGCCGCCGGGGGCGCGGCGCGGCTCGAGGAGGCCGGCGTCACGGTGCGCTCCGGTGTGCTGGCCGACGAGGTGGCCGGCGGCCCGCTGCGGGAGTGGCTGCACAAGCAGCGGACCGGGCTGCCGCACCTGACGTGGAAGTACGCCAGCAGCGTCGATGGCCGCAGCGCGGCCGCCGACGGCTCCAGCCAGTGGATCTCCAGCGAGGCCTCCCGGATGGATCTGCATCGCCGCCGCGGGGCGTGCGAGGCGATCGTGGTCGGCACGGGCACCGTGCTGGCCGACGATCCGGCGCTGACCGCCCGCTTGCCCGACGGCTCACTGGCCGAGCGGCAGCCGCTGCGGGTGGTGGTGGGGATGCGTGAAATACCCTCGGAGGCAAAGGTTCTCAACGACGATTCGCGAACCATGCTGATCCGGACGCACGATCCCATGGAGGTGCTCAAGGCGGTGTCGGACCGCACCGACGTGCTGTTGGAGGGCGGCCCGACCCTGGCGGGCGCCTTCCTGCGGGCCGGCGCGGTCGACCGAATCCTGGCCTACGTCGCGCCGACCCTGCTGGGGGGTCCGGTCACCGCGGTCGACGACGTCGGGGTGTCGACGATCGCGCGGGCGTTGCGCTGGCAGTTCGACAGCATCGAACGGGTGGGTCCCGACGTGATACTCAGCCTGGTGCCGCGCAGCGGCTAG
- the rpe gene encoding ribulose-phosphate 3-epimerase, translating to MALMPGNTDSSKGPLIAPSILSADFSRLADEAAAVTGADWLHVDVMDNHFVPNLTLGLPVVESLLASTSIPMDCHLMIEDPDRWAPPYAEAGAYNVTFHAEATENPIAVARDIRAAGAKAGISVKPGTPLEPYLEILPQFDTLLIMSVEPGFGGQSFIPDVLSKVRTARKLIDAGELTILIEIDGGINGDTIEQAAEAGVDCFVAGSAVYGAADPETAIDALRRQAAAASPHWRR from the coding sequence CTGGCGCTCATGCCTGGCAACACGGATTCATCGAAGGGGCCCCTGATCGCACCGTCGATCCTCTCCGCTGACTTCTCCCGGCTCGCCGACGAAGCCGCCGCCGTGACCGGCGCCGACTGGCTGCACGTCGACGTGATGGACAACCACTTCGTGCCGAACCTGACGCTCGGGCTGCCGGTGGTGGAGAGCCTGCTGGCGTCCACCAGCATCCCGATGGACTGCCACCTGATGATCGAGGACCCCGATCGCTGGGCGCCGCCCTATGCCGAGGCAGGGGCCTACAACGTCACCTTCCACGCCGAGGCCACCGAGAATCCGATCGCGGTCGCGCGCGATATCCGCGCCGCCGGCGCCAAAGCGGGGATCAGCGTGAAGCCGGGCACACCTCTCGAGCCGTACCTGGAGATCCTGCCGCAGTTCGACACCCTGCTCATCATGTCGGTGGAGCCCGGCTTCGGCGGCCAGAGCTTCATTCCCGATGTCCTGAGCAAGGTGCGCACCGCCCGCAAGCTCATCGACGCGGGGGAGTTGACGATCCTCATCGAAATCGACGGCGGGATCAACGGAGACACCATCGAGCAGGCCGCCGAGGCGGGCGTCGACTGCTTCGTCGCCGGTTCGGCCGTGTACGGCGCCGCCGACCCGGAGACCGCGATCGACGCGTTGCGGCGACAGGCCGCCGCCGCCTCCCCGCATTGGCGTCGATGA
- a CDS encoding RsmB/NOP family class I SAM-dependent RNA methyltransferase — translation MSTGRDGRQRNRPDRTPSRPQRRPAQRDRRPARRPLDPARAAAFDVLRAVSERDAYANLALPALLRERGISGRDAAFATELTYGACRSRGLLDAVIGAAAGRAPEAIDPVLLDLLRLGAYQLLRTRVDAHAAVSTTVEQAGIEFDSARAGFVNGVLRTISRRDERSWVSELAPDPARDPIGHAAFVHAHPRWIAQAFADALGGAAGELDAVLASDDQRPQVHLAARAGTLTAAELADAVGGTVGRYSPYAVYLPGGDPGRLAPVRDGAALVQDEGSQLVARALTLAPVEGDAGRWLDLCAGPGGKTALLASIGADSGARVTAVEPAPRRADLVAENTRGLPVDVLRVDGRHTDLEPTFDRVLVDAPCTGLGALRRRPEARWRRQPADVPALTKLQRELLGAAIALTRPGGVVLYATCSPHLAETVGVVADALRRHPVSALDTRPLFEPLDKGADLGDGPYVQLWPHRHGTDAMFAAALRREAG, via the coding sequence ATGAGCACCGGCCGTGACGGGCGGCAGCGCAACCGGCCGGACCGCACGCCGAGCCGCCCGCAGCGCCGGCCCGCGCAGCGGGATCGCCGGCCCGCGCGCCGGCCGCTGGACCCGGCCCGGGCGGCCGCGTTCGACGTGCTCCGGGCGGTCAGCGAGCGCGACGCGTACGCGAACCTGGCCCTGCCCGCGCTGTTGCGCGAGCGCGGAATCAGCGGCCGCGACGCCGCATTCGCCACTGAGCTGACCTACGGCGCGTGTCGCAGCCGCGGCCTGCTCGACGCGGTCATCGGCGCGGCCGCCGGGCGCGCCCCGGAAGCCATCGATCCCGTCCTGCTCGACCTACTGCGCCTCGGCGCGTATCAGTTGCTGCGCACCCGGGTGGACGCGCACGCCGCGGTGTCCACCACCGTCGAACAGGCGGGCATCGAATTCGACTCGGCGCGAGCCGGTTTCGTCAACGGGGTGCTGCGCACCATCTCCCGGCGCGACGAACGGTCCTGGGTCTCCGAACTGGCCCCGGACCCAGCGCGGGACCCGATCGGGCACGCCGCGTTCGTGCACGCTCATCCCCGATGGATCGCCCAGGCCTTCGCCGACGCGCTGGGCGGGGCCGCGGGCGAACTCGACGCGGTGCTGGCCAGCGACGACCAACGGCCCCAGGTGCATCTGGCCGCCCGCGCCGGCACGCTGACCGCCGCCGAGCTGGCCGACGCGGTGGGCGGCACCGTCGGGCGCTATTCGCCGTACGCGGTGTACCTGCCGGGCGGCGACCCCGGGCGGCTGGCGCCGGTGCGCGACGGGGCCGCCCTGGTCCAGGACGAGGGCAGCCAGCTGGTGGCGCGCGCTCTGACCCTGGCGCCGGTCGAGGGCGACGCCGGACGCTGGCTCGACCTGTGCGCCGGGCCGGGCGGCAAGACGGCGCTGCTGGCGTCGATCGGCGCTGATTCGGGGGCCCGCGTCACCGCGGTGGAGCCGGCCCCGCGCCGCGCCGACCTGGTGGCCGAGAACACCCGCGGCCTGCCGGTCGACGTGCTGCGGGTCGACGGCCGGCACACCGACCTCGAGCCGACGTTCGACCGGGTGCTCGTCGACGCGCCCTGCACCGGGCTGGGGGCGCTGCGCCGCCGGCCCGAGGCGCGGTGGCGCCGTCAGCCGGCCGACGTGCCGGCCCTGACCAAGCTGCAGCGCGAGTTGCTGGGCGCCGCGATCGCGCTGACCCGTCCCGGCGGCGTTGTGCTGTACGCGACGTGTTCGCCGCACCTGGCCGAGACCGTCGGGGTGGTCGCCGACGCGCTGCGCCGCCATCCGGTCAGCGCGCTGGACACCCGGCCGTTGTTCGAGCCCTTGGACAAGGGAGCGGACTTGGGGGACGGGCCTTACGTGCAGTTGTGGCCGCACCGGCACGGCACCGACGCGATGTTCGCCGCGGCGCTGCGCCGCGAAGCGGGGTAG
- the fmt gene encoding methionyl-tRNA formyltransferase, with amino-acid sequence MRLVFAGTPEPALPALRRLIDSPRHDVIAVLTRPDAAAGRRGKPEPSPVAREALDRGIPVLRPSRPNSAEFVAELSRLGPDCCAVVAYGALLRDDLLAVPPRGWINLHFSLLPAWRGAAPVQAAIAAGDTITGASTFQIEPSLDSGPVYGVVTETIRPTDTAGELLERLAISGAALLSTTLDGIADSTLTPRPQPSEGVSVAPKITVEQARVRWDLPALVVDRRIRAVTPTPGAWTVIGDLRIKLGPVAADDAPGIPEPLPPGAIHVDRKSVWVGTGSDPVRLGQIQPPGKKFMNAVDWARGARLDPAVRAT; translated from the coding sequence GTGCGCCTCGTCTTCGCCGGTACCCCCGAGCCCGCGCTGCCCGCGTTGCGCCGCCTCATCGACTCGCCCCGCCACGACGTGATCGCGGTGCTGACCCGGCCCGACGCCGCCGCCGGGCGGCGCGGCAAGCCCGAGCCCTCACCGGTGGCCCGCGAGGCGCTCGATCGCGGCATTCCGGTGCTGCGGCCGTCGCGGCCGAACTCCGCGGAATTCGTCGCGGAGCTGTCGCGGTTGGGGCCGGACTGCTGCGCGGTCGTGGCCTACGGCGCGCTGTTGCGCGACGACCTGCTGGCGGTGCCGCCGCGGGGCTGGATCAACCTGCACTTCTCCCTGCTGCCCGCCTGGCGTGGCGCCGCGCCGGTCCAAGCGGCCATCGCCGCGGGGGACACCATCACCGGAGCCTCAACGTTCCAGATCGAACCCAGCCTGGACTCGGGCCCGGTCTACGGCGTGGTGACCGAGACGATCCGCCCGACCGATACGGCCGGGGAATTGCTTGAGCGACTCGCCATTTCGGGTGCGGCGCTGTTGTCGACCACGCTGGACGGCATCGCCGATTCGACGTTGACGCCGCGACCGCAGCCGTCCGAGGGGGTCAGCGTCGCGCCCAAGATCACCGTCGAGCAGGCCCGGGTGCGCTGGGACCTGCCCGCGCTCGTGGTGGACCGCCGCATCCGCGCCGTCACGCCCACCCCCGGCGCCTGGACGGTGATCGGCGACCTGCGCATCAAACTCGGCCCGGTCGCCGCCGACGACGCGCCCGGTATACCGGAACCGTTGCCGCCCGGGGCCATTCACGTCGACCGCAAGAGCGTCTGGGTCGGCACCGGTTCCGATCCGGTTCGCCTGGGCCAAATCCAGCCGCCGGGAAAGAAATTCATGAACGCGGTCGACTGGGCGCGCGGTGCGCGGCTCGACCCCGCGGTGCGGGCGACATGA
- a CDS encoding class I SAM-dependent methyltransferase, whose amino-acid sequence MTVDSTISDARVAATHRTVWALGDYALMAEEVMAPLGPALVEATGIGPGVRVLDVAAGSGNISLPAAATGAAVVSTDLTPELLLRSRDRAAAQGLTIDYREANAHALPFGDGEFDVVMSAIGVQFAPDQQRAASELVRVCRPGGTIGVISWTPEGFFGRMLATIRPYRPSLSHPVPPAALWGRPGYVTALLGDRVGEITTARGMLAVNRFADAEAVHAYFKTHYGPTIEAYANIGHNRVLAAELDAQLVELAQQHLADGTMGWEYLLVTATKRTD is encoded by the coding sequence ATGACCGTCGACTCCACCATCAGCGACGCCAGAGTCGCCGCCACCCATCGCACGGTTTGGGCATTGGGCGATTACGCCCTGATGGCCGAGGAAGTGATGGCCCCGCTCGGTCCCGCCCTCGTCGAGGCCACCGGCATCGGGCCCGGCGTGCGCGTCCTCGACGTCGCCGCCGGCTCGGGCAACATCTCGCTGCCCGCCGCCGCCACCGGCGCCGCCGTCGTCTCCACCGATCTCACCCCCGAGCTGCTCCTGCGCTCGCGGGACCGGGCCGCGGCCCAAGGCCTGACCATCGACTACCGGGAGGCCAACGCGCACGCGCTGCCGTTCGGCGACGGCGAATTCGACGTCGTCATGTCGGCGATCGGCGTGCAGTTCGCGCCCGACCAGCAACGCGCCGCCAGCGAGCTGGTCCGGGTCTGCCGGCCGGGCGGCACCATCGGCGTGATCAGCTGGACGCCGGAGGGCTTCTTCGGGCGGATGCTGGCCACCATCCGGCCCTACCGGCCGAGCCTGTCGCACCCCGTGCCGCCGGCGGCGCTGTGGGGACGGCCGGGCTACGTCACCGCGCTGCTGGGCGACCGCGTCGGCGAAATCACCACGGCGCGTGGCATGTTGGCGGTGAACCGGTTCGCCGACGCCGAGGCCGTGCACGCCTATTTCAAGACGCACTACGGCCCGACGATCGAGGCCTACGCGAACATCGGCCACAACCGGGTGCTCGCCGCCGAGCTCGATGCCCAACTCGTCGAACTCGCGCAGCAACACCTCGCCGACGGCACCATGGGCTGGGAGTACCTGCTGGTCACCGCCACCAAGCGAACCGACTAG
- a CDS encoding MarR family winged helix-turn-helix transcriptional regulator, protein MTADNATVDESLDVITDALLTASRLLMAISARSVGQVDETITIAQFRTLVILSNRGPVNLATLAGLLGVQPSATGRMVDRLVAAGLIDRLPHPTSRRELLAALTTRGRDVVHQVTAHRRTEIAAIVAKMPPPERHGLVRALTAFTAAGGEPDVHLDADIDL, encoded by the coding sequence ATGACAGCGGACAACGCGACTGTTGACGAGTCATTGGATGTCATCACCGATGCTTTGCTGACGGCCTCCCGTTTGCTGATGGCCATCTCGGCGCGTTCCGTCGGACAGGTCGACGAGACCATCACCATCGCGCAGTTCCGGACGCTGGTGATCCTGTCCAATCGCGGCCCGGTCAATCTGGCCACGCTCGCGGGCCTGCTGGGTGTGCAGCCCTCGGCCACCGGCCGCATGGTGGACCGATTGGTCGCTGCCGGACTGATCGACCGTTTGCCGCACCCGACCTCGCGCCGCGAGTTGCTCGCCGCGCTGACCACGCGCGGCCGCGACGTCGTCCACCAGGTCACCGCGCACCGGCGCACCGAGATCGCGGCCATCGTCGCCAAGATGCCGCCGCCGGAGCGCCACGGGCTGGTGCGGGCGCTGACCGCGTTCACCGCGGCGGGCGGCGAGCCCGACGTGCACCTGGACGCCGATATCGACCTGTAG